Proteins co-encoded in one Pseudarthrobacter chlorophenolicus A6 genomic window:
- the ilvN gene encoding acetolactate synthase small subunit, giving the protein MSRHTLSVLVEDKPGVLTRVASLFARRAFNINSLAVGPTEVPGISRMTVVVDADGELIEQVTKQLNKLVNVIKIVELTSESSVQRDHILVKVRADAATRLQVTQAADLFRASVVDVSTDSVVIEATGHPEKLSALLSVLEPFGIREIVQSGTLAVGRGSRSMSDRALRSA; this is encoded by the coding sequence ATGAGCCGCCATACACTTTCCGTCCTGGTTGAAGACAAACCCGGCGTCCTCACCCGCGTGGCAAGCCTCTTTGCCCGCCGGGCCTTCAACATCAACTCCCTGGCAGTTGGCCCCACCGAAGTCCCCGGCATTTCCCGGATGACAGTGGTGGTCGACGCCGATGGTGAGCTCATCGAGCAGGTCACCAAGCAGCTGAACAAGCTGGTGAACGTGATCAAGATCGTTGAGCTGACCTCAGAATCTTCCGTACAGCGCGACCACATCCTGGTCAAAGTACGTGCGGATGCCGCAACACGCCTGCAGGTGACCCAGGCTGCAGACCTGTTCCGCGCCTCGGTGGTGGACGTGTCCACAGACTCCGTCGTCATCGAGGCCACCGGCCATCCCGAAAAGCTCTCGGCGCTGCTTTCAGTGCTGGAGCCCTTCGGCATCCGCGAAATTGTGCAGTCCGGCACCCTGGCCGTTGGACGGGGATCCCGCTCCATGAGTGACCGGGCACTGCGCTCCGCCTAG
- a CDS encoding acetolactate synthase large subunit: MSKGSPISPSLMAAKSPGAPKAPERADRTAEHAAVVADLAAVSPVLGPNNVVPPTVMTGSQAIVRSLEELGVDDIFGLPGGAILPTYDPLMASTMNHVLVRHEQGAGHAAQGYAMVTGRVGVCIATSGPGATNLVTAIMDAHMDSVPLVAITGQVSSGVIGTDAFQEADIVGITMPITKHSFLVTDPNDIPHVMAEAFHLASTGRPGPVLVDVAKDAQVGQMTFSWPPRIDLPGYRPVTRGHNKQVREAAKLIAAATKPVLYVGGGVVKAHASAELRALAEATGAPVVTTLMAKGAFPDSHPQHVGMPGMHGSVSAVTALQQSDLLITLGARFDDRVTGVLKTFAPHAKVIHADIDPAEISKNRAADVPIVGSVKEIIPELTEAVRAQFEAAGTPDLTTWWAFLNNLKETYPLGFTEPEDGLTAPQKVIERIGALTGPEGVYVAGVGQHQMWAAQFIKYERPHAWLNSGGAGTMGYAVPAAMGAKVGEPDRVVWAIDGDGCFQMTNQELATCAINKIPIKVAVINNSSLGMVRQWQTLFYEGRYSNTDLNTGHDTVRIPDFVKLGEAYGCASFRCERDEDIDATIQKALEINDRPVVIDFVVSPNSMVWPMVPAGVSNDQIQVARNMTPDWEEED, encoded by the coding sequence ATGAGCAAAGGATCGCCGATCAGCCCCTCGCTGATGGCTGCCAAGTCCCCTGGAGCCCCCAAGGCTCCGGAACGTGCCGACCGGACGGCTGAGCACGCCGCCGTCGTCGCCGACCTTGCTGCTGTCTCTCCTGTCCTTGGGCCGAACAACGTTGTACCCCCAACGGTGATGACCGGCTCGCAAGCTATTGTCCGCTCGCTCGAAGAACTCGGCGTCGACGATATTTTCGGTTTGCCTGGTGGCGCGATCCTGCCCACCTACGACCCCTTGATGGCCTCCACCATGAACCACGTGCTGGTCCGTCACGAACAGGGAGCCGGCCACGCCGCGCAAGGCTACGCCATGGTGACGGGACGGGTGGGCGTGTGCATCGCCACCTCCGGCCCCGGCGCCACCAACCTCGTTACCGCCATCATGGATGCCCACATGGACTCCGTACCCCTGGTGGCCATCACCGGCCAGGTGTCCAGCGGTGTCATCGGCACCGACGCCTTCCAGGAAGCGGACATCGTGGGCATCACCATGCCCATCACCAAGCACTCCTTCCTGGTGACCGACCCCAACGACATCCCGCATGTCATGGCGGAAGCTTTCCACCTGGCCTCCACCGGCCGTCCGGGCCCCGTCCTCGTGGACGTGGCCAAGGACGCCCAGGTGGGCCAGATGACCTTCTCCTGGCCGCCCCGCATTGACCTGCCCGGCTACCGGCCCGTCACCCGCGGCCACAACAAGCAGGTCCGCGAGGCAGCAAAGCTCATCGCCGCGGCCACCAAGCCGGTCCTCTACGTTGGCGGCGGTGTGGTCAAGGCCCATGCCAGCGCCGAACTGCGGGCACTGGCCGAGGCCACCGGTGCGCCGGTGGTCACCACCCTGATGGCCAAGGGCGCGTTCCCGGACTCGCACCCGCAGCACGTCGGCATGCCCGGCATGCACGGCAGCGTCTCGGCGGTGACGGCCCTGCAGCAGTCGGACCTGCTGATCACCCTCGGAGCCCGATTCGATGACCGCGTCACGGGTGTCCTGAAGACGTTTGCGCCCCACGCCAAGGTGATCCACGCAGACATCGACCCCGCGGAAATCTCCAAGAACCGCGCCGCGGACGTCCCGATCGTGGGCTCGGTCAAGGAGATCATTCCCGAATTGACCGAGGCCGTGCGGGCCCAGTTCGAGGCCGCCGGAACTCCGGACCTCACCACGTGGTGGGCTTTCCTGAACAACCTCAAGGAAACCTACCCGCTGGGCTTCACTGAACCCGAGGACGGGCTCACCGCACCGCAGAAGGTCATCGAACGCATCGGTGCCCTGACCGGCCCCGAAGGCGTTTACGTAGCGGGTGTGGGCCAGCACCAGATGTGGGCAGCGCAGTTCATCAAGTACGAGCGCCCGCACGCCTGGCTGAACTCGGGCGGTGCAGGCACCATGGGCTACGCCGTGCCGGCAGCCATGGGCGCCAAAGTGGGGGAGCCCGACCGCGTGGTCTGGGCCATCGACGGCGACGGCTGCTTCCAGATGACCAACCAGGAACTGGCCACCTGCGCCATCAACAAGATCCCCATCAAGGTTGCCGTCATCAACAACTCCTCGCTGGGCATGGTGCGGCAGTGGCAGACCCTCTTCTACGAGGGCCGCTACTCCAACACGGACCTCAACACCGGCCATGACACCGTCCGCATCCCGGACTTCGTCAAGCTGGGGGAGGCCTACGGCTGCGCGTCGTTCCGCTGCGAACGCGACGAGGACATCGATGCCACCATCCAGAAGGCCCTCGAAATCAACGACCGCCCGGTGGTGATCGACTTCGTGGTGAGCCCCAACTCCATGGTGTGGCCGATGGTGCCCGCCGGCGTGAGCAACGACCAGATCCAGGTTGCCCGCAACATGACCCCGGACTGGGAAGAGGAAGACTGA
- the ilvD gene encoding dihydroxy-acid dehydratase yields the protein MSESQIETESKPDIKPRSRVVTDGIHAAPARGMFRAVGMGDDDFAKPQVGVASSWNEITPCNLSLNRLAQGAKEGVHAGGGFPMQFGTISVSDGISMGHEGMHFSLVSREVIADSVETVMQAERIDGSVLLAGCDKSLPGMLMAAARLNLSSVFLYAGSIMPGWVKLEDGSEKEVTLIDAFEAVGACAAGKMSMEDLTRIEKAICPGEGACGGMYTANTMACIGEALGMSLPGSAAPPSADRRRDDFARKSGEAVVNLLRKGITARDIMTKEAFENAIAVTMAFGGSTNAVLHLLAIAREAEVELTLDDFNRIGDRIPHLGDLKPFGRYVMTDVDKIGGVPVIMKALLDAGLLHGDCLTVTGKTVAENLEAINPPDVDGKILRAMDNPIHKTGGITILHGTMAPEGAVVKTAGFDADVFEGTARVFDREQGALQALDQGEIHAGDVVVIRYEGPKGGPGMREMLAITGAIKGAGLGKDVLLLTDGRFSGGTTGLCIGHVAPEAVDGGPIAFVRDGDRIRVDIAARSFDLLVDDAELEARKVGWEPLPARYTKGVLAKYAKLVHSASTGAYCG from the coding sequence ATCACTCCCTGCAACCTCTCCCTGAACCGGCTGGCCCAGGGCGCCAAGGAGGGTGTCCACGCCGGTGGCGGCTTCCCCATGCAGTTCGGCACCATCTCCGTGTCCGACGGTATTTCCATGGGCCACGAGGGCATGCACTTCTCCCTGGTCTCCCGCGAAGTGATCGCCGATTCCGTCGAAACCGTCATGCAGGCCGAGCGGATTGACGGTTCGGTCTTGCTCGCCGGCTGCGACAAGTCCCTTCCCGGCATGCTCATGGCCGCGGCCCGGCTCAACCTGTCCAGCGTGTTCCTCTACGCCGGCTCGATCATGCCGGGCTGGGTAAAGCTCGAGGACGGCTCCGAGAAGGAAGTCACCCTCATCGATGCCTTTGAGGCCGTGGGCGCCTGCGCCGCCGGCAAGATGAGCATGGAAGACCTCACGCGCATTGAAAAGGCCATCTGTCCCGGCGAAGGCGCCTGCGGCGGCATGTACACGGCCAACACCATGGCCTGCATCGGTGAGGCGCTGGGCATGTCCCTGCCCGGATCTGCCGCCCCGCCCTCGGCAGACCGCCGTCGTGATGACTTTGCGCGCAAGTCCGGTGAAGCAGTGGTGAACCTGCTGCGCAAGGGCATCACCGCCCGCGACATCATGACCAAGGAGGCCTTTGAAAACGCCATCGCCGTCACCATGGCGTTCGGCGGGTCCACCAACGCGGTCCTGCACCTGCTGGCCATTGCCCGCGAAGCCGAGGTAGAGCTTACCCTCGACGACTTCAACCGCATCGGTGACAGGATCCCGCACCTCGGCGACCTCAAGCCGTTCGGCCGCTACGTCATGACCGACGTCGACAAAATCGGCGGCGTGCCCGTCATCATGAAGGCACTGCTCGACGCCGGGCTGCTGCACGGCGACTGCCTCACCGTCACCGGCAAGACCGTGGCGGAAAACCTGGAAGCCATCAACCCGCCGGATGTTGACGGCAAGATCCTGCGCGCAATGGACAACCCCATCCACAAGACCGGCGGCATCACCATCCTGCACGGCACCATGGCGCCGGAAGGCGCCGTAGTGAAGACTGCAGGATTCGACGCCGACGTCTTCGAGGGGACCGCCCGCGTGTTCGACCGCGAGCAGGGCGCCCTGCAGGCGCTGGACCAGGGCGAAATCCATGCCGGCGACGTCGTGGTCATCCGCTACGAGGGGCCCAAGGGCGGCCCGGGCATGCGGGAGATGCTGGCCATCACCGGCGCCATCAAGGGCGCGGGCCTCGGCAAGGACGTCCTGCTGCTGACCGATGGCCGGTTCTCCGGCGGGACCACCGGGCTGTGCATCGGCCACGTCGCGCCGGAAGCGGTGGACGGCGGCCCTATCGCCTTCGTCAGGGACGGTGACCGGATCCGCGTGGACATCGCCGCGCGCAGCTTCGACCTGCTGGTCGATGACGCCGAGCTTGAGGCCCGCAAGGTTGGCTGGGAGCCGCTGCCGGCCCGCTACACCAAGGGCGTCCTGGCCAAGTACGCCAAGCTCGTGCACAGCGCGAGCACCGGCGCATACTGCGGCTGA